One Glycine soja cultivar W05 chromosome 2, ASM419377v2, whole genome shotgun sequence genomic region harbors:
- the LOC114393275 gene encoding probable methyltransferase PMT6 — MGGFAMGSAFDSKSGQIIMAALLLMIMSFYAGNLFGNNVPLYVSQLVSHSSPNNVSSNGATKFTNKVALTYWKTPLVIPETGVDVCPLTFNEYIPCHDASYVATLAPTLDFSRKEELERHCPPLEKRLFCLVPPPKDYKIPIKWPLSRDYVWRSNVNHTHLAEVKGGQNWVHEKDQLWWFPGGGTHFKHGASEYIERLGHMITNEAAGDLRSAGVVQVLDVGCGVASFSAYLLPLGIRTMSFAPKDVHENQIQFALERGISAMISALSTKQLPYPSESFEMIHCSRCRIDFHENDGILLKELNRLLRFNGYFVYSAPPAYRKDKDYPVIWDKLMNLTTAMCWRLIARQVQTAIWIKENNQSCLLHNVEQKHINLCDAADDFKPSWNIQLKNCVLVRNSKTDSYKLPPSHERHSVFSENLNTIGINRNEFTSDTVFWQEQIGHYWRLMNIGETEIRNVMDMNAYCGGFAVALNKFPVWILNVVPASMKNTLSGIYARGLIGIYHDWCEPFSSYPRTYDLLHANYLFSHYKTKGEGCLLEDIMLEMDRLIRPLGFIIIRDENDITSRILEVAPKFLWDVESQMLENKEKKMETVLICRKKFWAIV, encoded by the exons ATGGGGGGTTTCGCAATGGGTTCTGCCTTCGATTCCAAATCTGGGCAGATTATTATGGCTGCTTTGCTTTTGATGATTATGTCCTTCTATGCTGGCAACCTTTTTGGCAACAATGTTCCCCTTTACGTCTCTCAGCTTGTTTCTCATTCTTCTCCCAACAATGTCTCCTCCAACG GTGCTACCAAATTTACTAACAAAGTTGCTCTGACTTACTGGAAAACCCCGCTTGTAATTCCAGAAACTGGGGTGGATGTGTGCCCTTTGACATTCAATGAGTATATTCCTTGCCATGATGCTTCCTATGTGGCAACATTGGCCCCGACTCTTGATTTTTCTAGAAAAGAAGAACTGGAGAGACACTGTCCTCCTCTTGAAAAGCGCTTATTTTGCTTGGTTCCTCCACCGAAGGATTATAAAATACCTATCAAATGGCCTCTTAGCAGGGATTATGTTTGGCGAAGTAATGTTAATCATACGCATCTTGCAGAAGTCAAAGGAGGCCAAAATTGGGTACATGAGAAGGATCAGCTCTGGTGGTTTCCTGGTGGTGGTACCCATTTCAAACATGGGGCTTCTGAGTACATAGAGAG GTTAGGACATATGATTACCAATGAGGCTGCTGGTGATCTGCGATCTGCTGGGGTAGTTCAAGTTCTGGATGTTGGCTGTGGTGTGGCCAGTTTTTCAGCATATCTTCTTCCCTTGGGTATACGAACAATGTCCTTTGCCCCCAAGGATGTTCATGAAAATCAGATTCAATTTGCATTAGAACGAGGGATTAGTGCAATGATCTCTGCCTTGTCCACAAAACAACTACCGTATCCTAGTGAGTCATTTGAAATGATTCACTGTTCACGATGCCGAATAGACTTTCATGAAAACG atgGGATTTTACTGAAGGAGTTGAATCGCCTTCTTCGCTTTAATGGGTACTTTGTTTATTCAGCCCCCCCTGCTTATAGAAAAGATAAAGATTATCCTGTCATTTGGGATAAGTTGATGAATTTGACTACAGCAATGTGCTGGAGACTTATTGCTCGACAAGTTCAGACGGCAATATGGATTAAAGAAAATAACCAGTCATGCCTTTTGCACAATGTAGAACAAAAACACATAAACCTCTGTGATGCTGCTGATGATTTTAAACCTTCATGGAATATCCAACTAAAGAATTGTGTTCTAGTTAGAAATTCTAAAACAGATTCTTACAAGCTTCCTCCTAGTCACGAACGCCATTCAGTGTTTTCTGAGAACCTTAACACGATAG GTATAAATCGGAATGAATTTACTTCAGATACTGTCTTCTGGCAAGAACAAATTGGTCATTACTGGAGACTGATGAATATTGGGGAGACAGAAATACGCAATGTGATGGATATGAATGCCTATTGTGGTGGATTTGCTGTTGCGCTCAATAAGTTTCCTGTTTGGATATTGAATGTAGTTCCTGCAAGCATGAAGAACACCTTATCTGGAATTTATGCCCGGGGATTGATTGGAATTTATCATGATTG GTGTGAACCATTTTCAAGTTACCCTCGGACATATGATCTTTTGCATGCCAACTACCTCTTTTCCCACTACAAAACAAAAGGGGAAGGTTGTTTATTGGAGGACATCATGCTGGAGATGGATCGACTTATACGGCCATTG GGATTTATTATCATTAGGGACGAGAATGATATCACCTCAAGAATCCTAGAGGTAGCCCCAAAATTCCTATGGGATGTGGAATCACAAATGTTAGagaacaaagagaagaaaatggagactGTTTTAATTTGTAGAAAAAAGTTTTGGGCTATCGTCTAA